The nucleotide window TAAGGGATGAAAGATTTTGAGTTTATTTCCCTCAAAGACGTTTTGTGGGCAGGGcgctgggtgcaggcaggagctgagggGTGGCGGGGGGAAGGATGGGGACCCGATGGCCCCCCCTGAGCCACTGCCACACGTGGGCAGGGGGGTTCCTAGCCAAGCTCTCTCCCCACAGAGCACCTCCGCAGAGAGGTGGCAACTTCGTCAGGCTTAACCTGAAGAAGAAATCTTACGTCCGAGGATACGCCCTGCGGGGAAATCGCCTTCGCAAGCAGGTAATGTCACCGCTCAGCGGCTGCCTTGGCACCGCCAGCGTGTCCCAGGGCATCGCCAAAAGCCTCCTGCCGGACAGGACCATGCTGCTCTCCCGCTCTCACCGCCAAACCCATTTCCAGTCAAATTTAAGTTCATCTGGCCCAGGATGAATTTAAAACTCTTCCCGCTCTCGCTCATCTTCATGTCGTTCTTTCAATTTCCACATTTTACCTGCtaattaatttatctttttattttgtgactGCGCAGGCAGGAGGCACGGCTCAGCTCCCTGCCCCTGCCGCTGCTGCCTGACTTCCCTGCCTTCAGCAGCAGTTTCACCCTGAAAACGCCATAGGAGGGGAAAGACCTCGCTGTAGCGGGCTTGTCCTGCTGGGTAGAAGCCGGTCGGCCTTTTcagcttcagctctgccacaaagtcctaggatttttttaatatctccccTTTAATTAATGTGAAATCTTTCAGGATCATCTCTGGGTGAGGTGAGCatcagctggaagaaaattgcctttatttttttaaagcttggcATGCTTATGCAGCGCTTTGGTAGAAGCCTGGCGCTGGGGCAAGgtaaaacataataaaacatacttttattaaaaataataatataaaagtAACTGGAGATGGTCCTGCTTCGCAGGTGTGGAAGCAGaagtggaagaagaaagcagagcgGTTCGGAGGAGGCAGCGGATCCATCGACCGAAGCTCGGACATCTGCTTCAGGTGCGGCGGGACGGGGCACTGGGCATCAGCGTGCCAGGGCCGAGGTAAGGCTCTGAACGCCGGATTATGGGGTTTGTTTGGCAAAGCTGTGGGCCGGGTTCGGATCCGGCTGTGCCGGAGCAGACACAACGGAGGCTGGAGGATGGGAAGCATCTGTCGGGCTTTCCCACCTCCCTGCAGCTTCTCTCCGCTGTTGGCTTAAGGATTTGCAGGGATAAGAACTTGTGGGAAGAGGGTGAAAAAATGAGGCGGTTTCTCTACCGTGGATTTAAGTAGAGAAGGGACCCATTTCCCAGCTGCAGAGACAGCTGCCGGCCCGCTGCCGGAGGAGAGCAGCTGCGCGGATGAAGAGGAAGAGGCTCCCCTGCCCACGCTGGAAGAAGTGGCTCACAGGACCAACACCGTCTGCCGAGAGCTCTCCTTCTCCGGTGAGGCCCCATGGCTTGCTGGCCTGCCGGCTTTCCTCGCTCTCCGCTGACACGCTGTGGCTGGCTCCGGGATGAACTCCAGGAGATGTGgaattgtttccttttccctgtgggAAGTTTGCTTGCGCTCCTTGGAGGGTTTGCCTGGCATCAAAAGGTGGCTTCAGCAGCCTGGGTTTATGCTGGGATGTGTCTCCTCCGGGAACGCCGGCCTAAAATACAGGCGGGCTCACCGTGCTTGCTCCTGCATGGCAGTGGATGTCCAGGCAGGGTAGGAAGAGCTGCCTGCAGTTCCCGATTGCTGCCTTCATCCCTGGCAGAGAACGGAACCAGCGACCaggaaagatccgagaagatTTTAGAGGCAACGACTTACCTGGATGTACGGAGGCCGGCATACGAGCCACCCGCTCCCCCTGCACCCATGGAGCCCCTCTATGACCTGGGGCCAGAGGGAAAGGTGCGAGGTACGGCTCCCTGTGGCGCTcggagcggggccgggaggggTTTGGCCCCTCTGATCCCCGCCTGACTGGGTGTCCTTCCCCCTGCAGAGACCCCGGAGGAGGTATTTGATGCTCTGAAGGCGCTGGGCTACAGCTCCTTCCGCCCGGGCCAGGAGGTGACCATCATGAGGATCCTCTCCGGTGGGTTTATTTTCCCCACGACCTCCTTTCCTCCGTGGGGTTTGGGCTCCCCGTGATCCCCTCCCGTGCGGGGTGGCCGGGTTGTCCCCTCAAGCGAAGTCCCCAACTCCTCGTTCTGCCAGGCCTGTCCACGCTGGTGGTGTTATCGACGGGGATGGGGAAGTCCCTCTGCTACCAGCTCCCCGCTTACCTCTACCACAAGCGCTCCCAGTGCCTCACCTTGGTCATCTCCCCACTGGTGTCCCTGATGGATGACCAGGTACTGCTCGGATATCCCAGTTCTCCCACCCCAACCCCTGCGAGGATGCCACTGGGTTCAAGGCTCACGTGCACCCAAAAcaggggaggtgggtgtccgAGGGGGTTCACCCCCCAAGTTACCGAAGGCCAGCGTGGCCAAGTGATGGGCTTTGCTTCCAGGTTTCGGGGCTGCCGCCGTGCCTGAAGGCCGTCTGCATCCACTCCAACATGACCAAAGCCCAACGGGAAGCAGTGATGGAGAAGGTGAGGGACTGGGGGCTCTGAACTCGCCAGGGAGAACCGTGCACACTCAGGTCCCCGCCACCATCGCTGTACCCATGCGGTCGCGTGATCCCGGTGAGGGCAGTGCCGGACAGTGGCGatgccatgtcccagccaggcCGTTTCCCTGGGAGAGCAGGTAAAGCATCCCTTGTGGTTCTCTCCTCCCTGATCCGGTGCTCCCGGTGCAGGTGAAGCAGGGCGAGgtgcaggtgctgctgctgtcccctgAGGCCCTGGTTGGCGGAAGCGGATCGGGATCCGGCTGCCTGCCCTCTGCCGATCAACTGCCGGCCGTGGCCTTCGCCTGCATCGACGAAGCTCACTGCGTCTCCGAGTGGTCCCACAATTTCCGTCCCTGCtacctgcagctctgcaaggTGCATGAGAGGGAAAACCCACCCCAAGGCAGAGGGAACCCATCGGGGCCAGGAGGGATGTCAGGCtcccatttttttattttttttcccttcttcttggCAGGTTCTCCGAGATCGCCTGGGCGTGCGTTGCTTCCTGGGCCTGACAGCAACCGCCACCCTGGCCACAGCACGGGACGTGGCCCAACACCTCGGCATCCCAGCAGAGGAAGGGATAGCCGTGCGTTCCGCCACCGTGCCCCCGAACTTGCACCTCTCTGTCTCGATGGACAGGGACAGGGATCAGGTAGGGACAAGGATGGATCTAAAGGAATTGGATTTGTTGCTGTGGTGCTGGATCCAGAGTGGATCTTCTAGGAGAGAAAGTCCCCagcccttttttggggggaccTTCACCCCTTTCTCTGCCCTGCAGGCCCTCATTGCCCTGCTGCAAGGGGAACGTTTTGGGTGCCTGGACTCCATCATCGTCTACTGCACAAGGCGGGAGGAGACAGCTCGCATCGCAGCGCTTATCCGGACCTGCCTCCAAGGAACGCTGCTGAAGGAACCCGCCGGAGCCAAAGAGCCGGAACAGGATGCTGCCGAAAGGAAAAAAGCGAAGGGTAAGCGGCACGGCCTTGCTCTCCGAAAGAAGCGTGAGCCCAAAATATCCTGTCTGGTGAATCCACGCTAGAATGGAGAATCCCTAGGAAATGAGCCATGCTCGAGGTTTCTGGCGCCCAAAGTCTGGCTCCATCGGCGGCTTCACCCGGCCACGGAGCGCTGCTCttgacagcagcagagcattTATCTTCCCTCACCTGCGTCAGAGGCTCTAAAGCCAGGCTTTGATTTTTCTAGCGACAGCCGATAATGATGGATGCTAATCAGCTGTCATTAATAAGGCTCGACGTTGGATTTGGTACACAGGAAGCCTTCATTGTACGGCTCTccggggtttttttttctttctgaacctCGTAACCGTGACTGGGAGTCTATTTTCCCTCAAAATCCGCGATGTGGATCTGTGGCTGAGCTCTGCTGTTGTTTGCTGAAGCCTGGGCGAGCTCGTGCTGTCCCACTTCCAAACCAGCTGGGGCTTGACGACTTCTGGCAGCTAACGAGGAGCGCGCACCCCTTTGCTGtggagcagcagccctgctcctgcccatggcaccctgtccccagggctgaTTTCTGCCACAGGCGGGGTTTGCTGTTCATTTCCATCCCTGATTTAATTagctgctctgcttttgctgGTGGAAATCACTAATTAAACACCATTAAAACCTCTCTCCCCACTTTCTTTCAGCAAAGAAGACCGTCCGCCGGCCGCTGAAGTGGATCGCGGACGCTTACCATGCTGGCCTATCCGCTGCCGAACGCCGACGCGTCCAGAAGAGTTTCATGAGCGGCCAACTCCGCGTGGTGGTGGCCACGGTGGCTTTTGGCATGGGGTTGGATAAATCGGACGTCCGCGGCGTCGTGCATTACAACATGCCCAAAAATTTCGAGAGTTACGTGCAGGAGATCGGCCGGGCCGGGCGAGACAGTGAGCCGGCTCACTGCCATCTCTTCTTGGAGCCGGAGGTAGGGCCTGCCagcggggtgtgggggggttcCCCTCCATTTTGGGGGTCTTCCCCAAGGCTTaccacctcttccccagggtGGGGATCTCCATGAGCTGCGGCGCCACATTTATGGCGACACGGTGGATTTTTTCACCATCAAGAAGATGGTGCAGAAGGTTTTCACTCCCTGCAAGTGCCTGGAGCTGCACCAGAAACACCAGGACGTCATCAAGGTGAGGAAGGTGCTGAGGGCCCCACTCCAGTGGCCTTCCCAGCTTTTTAACTCATTAAGTAATGAGCTAACGTGGTAGAAAACACTTTTAATTGTTGGGTGGTCACATCAGGGAGCTTAAATCAGTTGAGGGAAGCCTGGGGAGCACCAGTGCTGGGGCAAGGTGAGCCATGGTGTAGGATCTGGCCAGGAATGGGCAGGAGAGCAGTTAGGATGTCCCAAAAAGAAGGCAGGAGCCTGCCCATCCTCTAACCGTTGACACCGCGCTGCGCGCCATGTCCCTCACAGGACGGGGAGGTGGAGGATGCTGAAATGGCCGAGCtcttggaggaggaggacagcgGCAGTGGCGGCGTGGcgaggcagagcaggcagcggGTGTGCTACAAGCACGAGCGAGCCATCCCCGTCCAACAAACTGTGGAATCCCTGGACATACGGGAGGAAGGTGAGGGGTGGGGAATCGGCCCCAAGTGAGGCCCGCAGAGGTCCCGAAGGGGGATTGGGATCCCTCCGCAACTCCCCACTCTCCTCTCGCAGGCATCGAGACCCTCCTGTGTTACCTGGAGCTGCACCCGCAGCgctggctggagc belongs to Haliaeetus albicilla chromosome 3, bHalAlb1.1, whole genome shotgun sequence and includes:
- the RECQL4 gene encoding ATP-dependent DNA helicase Q4 isoform X2, which encodes MERRQEVKALLKRWEADFLRERRRKPSQADIEAAPEDTRRLYKEYKMLKQQREESDPSQLSPSCQPAAPEQVPESSCWGAHLNRQPKTPRLSHRSCAVPKASAQYYGMKLKSNLGAAGKETPLTPRRTPTVRRTLAVPGLQTNLGTSDKAMAPAEASQSEGGEPGDLLLPPSVSGLAPIVLAAGLKPPLPPPPNKFQQLKQTVAQRLGSLDPAWLQRCQGSPGDEWTIPGATQERERGEIGCAPLEQEGGGGMPSVEDSGRKRPHGDGGDGMAAPAKLRRCRRDSAKGTFSAASGLKQSKEEEEEEEKRAAAQKESGKVSDPLENILGELEEEEEGKPRPTHRAGAARAPPQRGGNFVRLNLKKKSYVRGYALRGNRLRKQVWKQKWKKKAERFGGGSGSIDRSSDICFRCGGTGHWASACQGRETAAGPLPEESSCADEEEEAPLPTLEEVAHRTNTVCRELSFSENGTSDQERSEKILEATTYLDVRRPAYEPPAPPAPMEPLYDLGPEGKVRETPEEVFDALKALGYSSFRPGQEVTIMRILSGLSTLVVLSTGMGKSLCYQLPAYLYHKRSQCLTLVISPLVSLMDDQVSGLPPCLKAVCIHSNMTKAQREAVMEKVKQGEVQVLLLSPEALVGGSGSGSGCLPSADQLPAVAFACIDEAHCVSEWSHNFRPCYLQLCKVLRDRLGVRCFLGLTATATLATARDVAQHLGIPAEEGIAVRSATVPPNLHLSVSMDRDRDQALIALLQGERFGCLDSIIVYCTRREETARIAALIRTCLQGTLLKEPAGAKEPEQDAAERKKAKAKKTVRRPLKWIADAYHAGLSAAERRRVQKSFMSGQLRVVVATVAFGMGLDKSDVRGVVHYNMPKNFESYVQEIGRAGRDSEPAHCHLFLEPEGGDLHELRRHIYGDTVDFFTIKKMVQKVFTPCKCLELHQKHQDVIKDGEVEDAEMAELLEEEDSGSGGVARQSRQRVCYKHERAIPVQQTVESLDIREEGIETLLCYLELHPQRWLELLPHTYSSCRLLCYGGPQQLRTVARSSPPIAVFLARERLAGRNHSNTSSLEFNVVSLSDSMGWEVPLVKRALRQLQWDPRLRQDGRSEGKSGVMVEFGELSFHLRAYGDLTDQELDSVCDFLHRRVVAREKMALGQLHACFQAFQSVAFQTWGPHPADEEEERSSCLKALLSDYFEKEPTAEQAERGCEEEEEEEEEDLGDTKLRDWETQIRADIRRFLSIRQDEKFSGRAIARIFHGIGSPCFPAQVYGRDRRFWRKYLTFDFHQLARLATEEILASR
- the RECQL4 gene encoding ATP-dependent DNA helicase Q4 isoform X1, which translates into the protein MERRQEVKALLKRWEADFLRERRRKPSQADIEAAPEDTRRLYKEYKMLKQQREESDPSQLSPSCQPAAPEQVPESSCWGAHLNRQPKTPRLSHRSCAVPKASAQYYGMKLKSNLGAAGKETPLTPRRTPTVRRTLAVPGLQTNLGTSDKAMAPAEASQSEGGEPGDLLLPPSVSGLAPIVLAAGLKPPLPPPPNKFQQLKQTVAQRLGSLDPAWLQRCQGSPGDEWTIPGATQERERGEIGCAPLEQEGGGGMPSVEDSGRKRPHGDGGDGMAAPAKLRRCRRDSAKGTFSAASGLKQSKEEEEEEEKRAAAQKESGKVSDPLENILGELEEEEEGKPRPTHRAGAARAPPQRGGNFVRLNLKKKSYVRGYALRGNRLRKQVWKQKWKKKAERFGGGSGSIDRSSDICFRCGGTGHWASACQGRGTHFPAAETAAGPLPEESSCADEEEEAPLPTLEEVAHRTNTVCRELSFSENGTSDQERSEKILEATTYLDVRRPAYEPPAPPAPMEPLYDLGPEGKVRETPEEVFDALKALGYSSFRPGQEVTIMRILSGLSTLVVLSTGMGKSLCYQLPAYLYHKRSQCLTLVISPLVSLMDDQVSGLPPCLKAVCIHSNMTKAQREAVMEKVKQGEVQVLLLSPEALVGGSGSGSGCLPSADQLPAVAFACIDEAHCVSEWSHNFRPCYLQLCKVLRDRLGVRCFLGLTATATLATARDVAQHLGIPAEEGIAVRSATVPPNLHLSVSMDRDRDQALIALLQGERFGCLDSIIVYCTRREETARIAALIRTCLQGTLLKEPAGAKEPEQDAAERKKAKAKKTVRRPLKWIADAYHAGLSAAERRRVQKSFMSGQLRVVVATVAFGMGLDKSDVRGVVHYNMPKNFESYVQEIGRAGRDSEPAHCHLFLEPEGGDLHELRRHIYGDTVDFFTIKKMVQKVFTPCKCLELHQKHQDVIKDGEVEDAEMAELLEEEDSGSGGVARQSRQRVCYKHERAIPVQQTVESLDIREEGIETLLCYLELHPQRWLELLPHTYSSCRLLCYGGPQQLRTVARSSPPIAVFLARERLAGRNHSNTSSLEFNVVSLSDSMGWEVPLVKRALRQLQWDPRLRQDGRSEGKSGVMVEFGELSFHLRAYGDLTDQELDSVCDFLHRRVVAREKMALGQLHACFQAFQSVAFQTWGPHPADEEEERSSCLKALLSDYFEKEPTAEQAERGCEEEEEEEEEDLGDTKLRDWETQIRADIRRFLSIRQDEKFSGRAIARIFHGIGSPCFPAQVYGRDRRFWRKYLTFDFHQLARLATEEILASR